A genomic segment from Microaerobacter geothermalis encodes:
- a CDS encoding DUF3679 domain-containing protein, which produces MKKFLIQLLLLVVFLLSGVILGIKTSEVGISRIQPLEKNIPAPFFHITKVDGEKVEVAPNKENQKESDNPLLTIEGKTSFENEIGYTLTKATRKGLEWISSLIPF; this is translated from the coding sequence ATGAAAAAATTTTTGATCCAACTGCTATTATTAGTCGTATTTCTACTTAGCGGCGTGATCTTAGGGATAAAAACATCTGAAGTGGGAATCTCACGAATTCAGCCACTGGAAAAAAACATTCCAGCCCCTTTCTTTCATATTACTAAAGTGGATGGTGAGAAGGTAGAGGTTGCTCCAAATAAGGAAAATCAGAAAGAATCCGACAATCCCCTTTTAACGATTGAAGGAAAAACGTCCTTCGAAAATGAAATAGGCTATACATTAACCAAGGCCACCAGAAAAGGATTGGAATGGATTTCATCCCTTATTCCATTTTAA
- the spoIIP gene encoding stage II sporulation protein P, giving the protein MEITLTQFQRIFVTLIVAILLVILLLGTYMLKGNSPAGGVYLTKMANFFSKDAYLSLLAEEIPYFSELDKFKNRDPSPVRLSSFLFQLATSINPEDPRSLMGREIPRFALYSGQILVAGVGVDYTDLPMESPPPPEALAADSGDIPPVSAQEETKVQSASVRNPNGKKVVFIYQTHNRESWTKYVSSGSSPFDPKINVTLLGKRLSQELNKKGIGTIVSTKDFAKEAEAYSLSYAVSLKTVKEVLSQNRDITYVFDIHRDDADRDRTTTTIDGNKYARLFFVLGKGNKNWQANYQFAKELHDRLEEKYPSISKGIVAFEKSDYRNGEYNQSVSPNAITVEIGGVGNTLEESYRTVEALADVVAEMYWDASPVSGQEEGVR; this is encoded by the coding sequence ATGGAAATCACACTTACACAGTTTCAGCGGATTTTTGTCACTCTTATTGTAGCCATTCTTCTCGTGATACTTCTCCTTGGAACGTATATGTTAAAGGGGAATTCTCCGGCAGGCGGAGTCTATTTGACAAAGATGGCCAATTTTTTTTCAAAAGATGCCTATCTTTCTCTATTGGCAGAAGAAATTCCCTATTTTTCTGAACTGGACAAGTTTAAAAACCGTGATCCCAGTCCCGTGCGATTATCCAGTTTTTTATTTCAATTGGCAACCAGCATCAATCCTGAAGACCCAAGAAGTTTAATGGGTCGGGAAATCCCAAGGTTTGCCTTGTACAGCGGACAAATTCTTGTTGCCGGTGTGGGTGTGGATTATACCGACTTGCCGATGGAATCCCCTCCTCCACCGGAAGCATTGGCTGCTGATTCAGGTGACATTCCCCCTGTCAGTGCCCAAGAGGAAACTAAGGTACAATCAGCATCCGTGCGTAACCCCAATGGAAAAAAAGTGGTTTTTATTTACCAAACCCATAATCGGGAATCCTGGACGAAATATGTTTCAAGCGGCTCATCTCCTTTTGATCCCAAAATAAATGTTACCCTTTTGGGAAAAAGGCTAAGTCAAGAATTGAATAAGAAAGGAATAGGAACCATTGTTTCTACAAAAGATTTTGCTAAAGAAGCAGAGGCTTATTCCCTGTCTTATGCCGTATCATTAAAGACGGTGAAGGAGGTGTTATCACAAAATAGAGATATCACCTATGTTTTTGATATCCATCGGGATGATGCTGATCGTGACAGAACAACGACAACTATTGACGGAAATAAGTATGCCAGATTATTTTTTGTTCTGGGTAAGGGGAATAAAAATTGGCAGGCAAACTATCAATTCGCCAAGGAACTTCATGACCGCCTGGAAGAAAAATATCCCAGTATTTCAAAAGGGATTGTTGCTTTTGAAAAAAGTGATTATCGAAATGGTGAATACAATCAGTCTGTTTCTCCCAATGCGATTACCGTTGAGATTGGCGGGGTAGGAAATACTTTGGAAGAGTCATATCGAACTGTAGAGGCTCTGGCCGATGTGGTCGCTGAAATGTATTGGGATGCTTCACCGGTTTCGGGCCAAGAAGAGGGAGTGAGATAG
- the gpr gene encoding GPR endopeptidase: MSDSLDLRPFSIHTDLALEAHELANAEGTGIPGVRMETEELDEITISKVFVENVEGAKAIGKFPGKYITLEVPGLRKKDSVLQDKVAKTFAKHFQQFLQELRIEKTASVLVVGLGNWNVTPDALGPMVVENLVITRHLFSLMPEKVDDGYRSVSAISPGVMGITGIETSEIVHGVIEKIKPDFVIAIDALAARSLDRVNTTIQIADTGIHPGSGIGNKRKALNKETLGIPVIAIGVPTVVEAATIAYDTIDFLLAHFSHQLDEEGRKNKLIPETLAYMPDKKKIKNYRESGKVHPQAQQVFGMIGTLTPEDKKYLIKEVLSPLGQNLIVTPKEVDDFIEDIANVVANGLNAAFHDAVDMDNVSAYTH; this comes from the coding sequence ATGTCTGATTCTCTTGATCTTCGCCCTTTTTCGATACATACCGACCTTGCATTGGAAGCCCATGAATTGGCTAACGCTGAAGGCACGGGGATTCCGGGAGTAAGGATGGAAACCGAGGAACTGGATGAAATAACAATATCCAAGGTATTTGTTGAAAATGTGGAGGGAGCGAAAGCAATTGGAAAATTCCCGGGCAAGTATATTACCTTGGAAGTTCCAGGTTTAAGGAAAAAGGATTCTGTCCTGCAGGATAAGGTAGCCAAAACATTTGCCAAACATTTTCAGCAATTTCTTCAGGAATTGAGAATTGAAAAGACCGCATCTGTACTGGTTGTTGGGTTAGGAAACTGGAACGTGACTCCTGATGCCCTCGGGCCCATGGTTGTAGAAAATCTGGTGATTACCCGGCATCTATTCTCATTAATGCCTGAGAAAGTGGACGATGGTTACCGTTCAGTCAGCGCCATATCTCCAGGAGTAATGGGCATCACAGGGATTGAAACCAGCGAAATTGTCCATGGCGTGATTGAAAAAATAAAGCCTGATTTTGTTATTGCCATTGATGCTTTAGCTGCCCGCTCGCTGGACCGAGTGAATACAACGATTCAGATTGCCGACACGGGGATTCATCCAGGTTCCGGGATTGGGAATAAAAGAAAAGCATTGAATAAGGAAACCCTGGGCATTCCCGTTATTGCTATTGGAGTACCCACGGTAGTTGAAGCCGCTACCATTGCCTATGATACCATTGACTTTTTGCTGGCCCATTTTAGCCATCAATTGGATGAAGAGGGGAGAAAGAATAAATTAATCCCCGAAACCCTTGCTTATATGCCAGATAAAAAAAAGATTAAAAATTACAGAGAGTCCGGAAAGGTTCATCCCCAGGCCCAGCAGGTATTTGGAATGATCGGGACGTTAACCCCTGAAGATAAAAAATATTTGATAAAAGAAGTGCTGAGTCCCCTGGGCCAGAATTTAATCGTTACTCCCAAAGAAGTGGATGACTTCATTGAAGATATTGCAAATGTGGTGGCTAATGGATTAAATGCCGCTTTTCATGATGCCGTTGATATGGACAATGTTTCCGCTTATACCCATTAA
- the rpsT gene encoding 30S ribosomal protein S20 — protein MPNIKSAIKRVKQSEKRRAHRVAQKSALRTAIKKVEVAVEKNNIEEATEALKYAIKKLDKAVTKGLIHKNAASRKKSQLSKKVNAIAKETA, from the coding sequence TTGCCAAATATAAAATCAGCCATCAAACGTGTAAAGCAAAGTGAAAAACGTCGTGCCCATCGCGTTGCTCAGAAATCCGCTTTGCGCACCGCTATCAAAAAAGTTGAAGTAGCTGTTGAAAAGAATAATATTGAGGAAGCTACTGAAGCTTTGAAATATGCGATTAAAAAGCTGGACAAGGCGGTTACAAAAGGGCTTATCCATAAAAATGCCGCTTCCAGAAAGAAATCTCAATTATCCAAAAAGGTAAACGCGATTGCTAAGGAAACTGCCTAA
- the holA gene encoding DNA polymerase III subunit delta, producing the protein MYREIAKEIKKGIYKPLYVFFGTETFLMKELTQYMKERMLDPSILDFNFQQYDLRETPFSFVLEDAQTPPFFGDRKLLVANGAYFLTGNKEFHMSDEESEKMMDFIADPPPFTSLILQVETNKLDERKKIVKRLKKDNLLILFEPLKDQELIRWIYKKAQELCVKIDEPAVEELILRLGNSLNFIYNELKKMATYVEKEGIITKDVVSLMVSRTMEHDVFALIDRISQVKLEEALSIFYDLLKHNEEPIKMIALLARQFRIILQVKLLQEKGYSQNQMASLIKVHPYAIKLAGNFGRKFTSSALEEILNDLAELDYKMKSGQMDKILGLELFILSLKSPQK; encoded by the coding sequence TTGTACCGAGAAATAGCCAAGGAAATTAAGAAGGGGATCTATAAGCCTCTTTATGTTTTTTTTGGAACCGAAACTTTTCTGATGAAAGAATTAACCCAATATATGAAGGAAAGAATGCTGGACCCGTCAATTCTTGATTTTAACTTTCAGCAATATGATTTGCGTGAAACCCCCTTTTCTTTCGTATTGGAGGATGCTCAAACGCCTCCATTTTTTGGGGATAGGAAACTGTTGGTGGCTAATGGAGCTTATTTTTTGACAGGAAATAAGGAGTTTCACATGTCAGATGAGGAGTCTGAAAAAATGATGGATTTTATTGCTGATCCCCCGCCTTTTACTTCCTTGATACTACAAGTGGAAACGAACAAGCTGGATGAAAGGAAAAAAATCGTAAAGAGATTAAAAAAAGATAACCTGCTCATATTGTTTGAACCTTTAAAAGATCAAGAACTTATTCGTTGGATTTATAAGAAAGCTCAGGAATTGTGTGTAAAGATAGACGAACCGGCTGTGGAGGAACTGATTCTTCGTTTGGGGAACTCATTGAACTTCATTTATAATGAGTTAAAAAAGATGGCCACATATGTTGAAAAAGAGGGAATCATAACGAAAGATGTGGTTTCATTAATGGTATCAAGAACCATGGAACATGACGTGTTTGCACTGATTGACCGGATTTCACAAGTGAAGCTGGAGGAGGCCTTGTCCATTTTTTATGACCTGTTAAAGCATAATGAAGAACCGATTAAAATGATTGCACTGTTGGCAAGACAATTCCGCATCATCCTTCAGGTAAAGCTACTGCAGGAGAAGGGGTACTCACAAAATCAAATGGCTTCGCTCATAAAAGTCCATCCATATGCCATCAAACTGGCCGGTAATTTTGGTCGAAAGTTTACTTCTTCTGCATTAGAGGAAATATTAAACGATTTGGCAGAGTTGGACTATAAAATGAAATCTGGACAAATGGATAAGATATTGGGATTGGAATTGTTTATTTTAAGCTTAAAGTCCCCGCAAAAATAA
- a CDS encoding anti-sigma factor family protein → MTCDEVMELIQRDLDRDLYDEEKILLSSHLATCPDCSKIYDRMKGLSDRLEQLPRVTPAYSLVDKILPELEHSESPSVKPNRKRFLWAGAAIAAGILFAIPFLNNPQINNFEMSKADMSQGNDQRDEEKVEQVPAEAPQIAAKMAPNHEGAPDLSMESVPNNYSLAAPQIFSSPNGEYRAFISNEGQMQLVIETNKGEIVFLGHSWDPTFNVNIKWLDSFSLQYRIGEDEIWQVNLKNLTERQIQN, encoded by the coding sequence ATGACATGTGATGAGGTGATGGAATTGATTCAAAGGGATTTGGATCGTGATCTGTATGATGAGGAAAAAATATTATTATCATCTCATTTGGCTACTTGCCCGGATTGTTCCAAGATTTACGATCGCATGAAAGGTTTATCGGATCGTTTGGAGCAGCTTCCAAGGGTAACCCCTGCCTATAGTCTGGTAGACAAAATTCTCCCTGAACTGGAACATTCGGAAAGCCCGTCGGTTAAACCCAATAGAAAGCGATTTTTATGGGCTGGAGCAGCCATTGCGGCAGGGATCTTGTTTGCCATACCCTTCCTGAACAATCCTCAAATCAATAACTTTGAAATGTCCAAAGCAGACATGTCCCAAGGAAATGACCAGAGAGATGAAGAGAAAGTGGAACAAGTTCCAGCTGAAGCTCCCCAGATCGCAGCAAAAATGGCACCAAACCACGAAGGAGCCCCGGATTTGTCTATGGAATCTGTTCCTAACAATTACAGTTTGGCCGCACCCCAGATTTTTTCTTCTCCTAATGGAGAATATCGGGCATTTATATCTAATGAAGGTCAGATGCAACTGGTGATTGAAACCAATAAAGGAGAGATCGTATTTCTCGGCCATTCCTGGGATCCGACGTTTAATGTAAATATCAAGTGGCTGGACAGCTTTTCTTTGCAGTACCGAATTGGGGAAGACGAAATCTGGCAAGTAAATCTGAAAAATTTAACGGAACGGCAAATACAAAACTAG
- a CDS encoding RNA polymerase sigma factor encodes MVDIKLVRSAQKGNRDDLIQLLREVETTVYRTAYYLLGNEQDALDAAQESLIRIYTKIPLYREEAKFETWVQRIVTNICIDRFRRNKNMEMLPIENQEHKLAGKDNVEDEMELLGMAEDLKEAINQLPDHHRTVVVLRYIQDFSYHEISETLNIPLNTVKSYLFRGRQQLQELLRDYQKGGVQG; translated from the coding sequence GTGGTTGACATCAAACTCGTCAGATCAGCCCAGAAAGGGAATCGGGATGATTTAATCCAATTGCTTCGTGAAGTGGAGACCACGGTATATCGGACAGCTTACTATCTTTTGGGGAATGAACAGGATGCCCTGGATGCAGCACAAGAATCATTAATACGAATCTATACTAAAATCCCGTTGTATCGCGAAGAAGCCAAATTTGAAACATGGGTACAGCGGATTGTGACCAATATTTGCATTGACAGGTTTAGAAGGAATAAAAATATGGAAATGCTACCTATTGAGAATCAGGAGCATAAGCTTGCAGGAAAGGACAACGTAGAGGATGAAATGGAATTATTGGGGATGGCAGAGGATTTGAAGGAAGCGATTAACCAATTGCCCGATCATCATCGGACAGTTGTCGTGTTAAGGTATATACAAGACTTCTCTTATCACGAAATTTCGGAAACCCTTAATATTCCTCTTAATACGGTAAAATCTTATTTGTTTCGGGGAAGACAGCAGTTACAGGAACTACTTAGAGATTATCAGAAAGGTGGTGTTCAGGGATGA
- a CDS encoding inorganic phosphate transporter, with protein MTPELMIIIFVVILALAFDFINGFHDTANAIATSISTRALTPRSAIVLASSMNFLGALAFTGVAKTIGGKIANPFELDNGMVIVMAALIAAIAWNLITWYYGIPSSSSHALIGSLTGAVIAAAGMGAINGSGFTSIIQALIVSPIAAFIIGFIIMTLLKWIFGRVSSHKVNRGFRSLQVLTAAFQAFSHGTNDAQKAMGIITFALVAGGFQDNLEVALWVKVSAALAMALGTSVGGWKIIKTVGTKIIKMQPINGFSADLGSAVTILTATLLKQPVSTTHVITSSIMGVGAAKKFSAVKWGMAGRIVSAWIITLPITALLAYLSYLLISLFLF; from the coding sequence ATGACACCGGAATTAATGATCATCATATTTGTGGTTATTTTGGCTCTTGCTTTTGACTTTATAAACGGGTTTCACGATACCGCCAACGCAATTGCAACATCCATATCTACCAGAGCACTAACACCTCGATCGGCAATTGTCTTAGCCTCTTCTATGAATTTTCTCGGTGCCCTTGCATTCACAGGGGTAGCCAAGACCATTGGCGGAAAGATCGCAAACCCTTTTGAATTGGATAACGGAATGGTTATCGTGATGGCAGCCCTGATTGCGGCAATTGCATGGAATTTAATTACTTGGTATTACGGAATTCCAAGCAGCTCATCCCACGCTCTTATCGGTTCATTAACAGGTGCTGTTATTGCTGCTGCTGGAATGGGAGCCATTAATGGCTCTGGTTTTACCTCTATTATTCAAGCGTTAATTGTTTCTCCAATAGCTGCTTTTATTATAGGATTTATCATCATGACCCTTCTTAAATGGATATTTGGCAGAGTTAGCTCCCATAAGGTAAATCGAGGATTTCGCAGCCTCCAGGTATTAACTGCAGCTTTTCAGGCCTTTAGTCATGGAACCAATGATGCTCAAAAGGCAATGGGAATTATCACTTTTGCCCTTGTTGCTGGCGGATTTCAAGATAATTTGGAGGTGGCTTTATGGGTTAAGGTATCTGCCGCCCTTGCCATGGCATTAGGAACTTCTGTCGGAGGATGGAAAATAATAAAAACTGTGGGCACCAAAATTATAAAAATGCAACCCATTAATGGTTTTTCTGCAGATTTGGGTTCCGCTGTAACGATACTAACTGCTACTCTTCTTAAACAACCAGTCAGTACAACCCATGTCATCACTTCTTCCATTATGGGGGTAGGAGCTGCAAAAAAATTCTCCGCGGTTAAATGGGGAATGGCGGGAAGAATTGTATCAGCATGGATCATAACCCTGCCCATCACGGCATTATTAGCATATCTTTCCTATCTATTGATTTCCCTGTTTTTATTTTAG